One Spirochaeta africana DSM 8902 genomic window carries:
- a CDS encoding class I SAM-dependent methyltransferase, with product MQMPESPYSFPRLYASQHRQQLPDLQFYLALAGQTGSDLLELGCGTGRLSLPLVAHGMRVTGVDLDPHMLAFARQEAAALPEEQRSLLRLVQMDVCRLQLPDRYDLVLFPYHSIGHIGPGTPLQQLAEGCARHLRVGGRCVLSLLQPDDELCRPDGSELRHLERFCDPDGHDIDCYESTRYSAATRRLRFDWFYDLADDREMLHISNELFLHTGEEVQQACMAAGLQLERSYGDFDGSPYTPDSPELLQIYRRFH from the coding sequence ATGCAGATGCCAGAATCACCCTACAGCTTTCCACGCCTCTATGCATCGCAGCATCGGCAGCAGCTGCCGGATCTGCAGTTTTACCTTGCACTGGCCGGGCAGACCGGCAGCGATCTGCTGGAGCTCGGTTGCGGCACCGGCAGATTGAGTCTGCCCCTGGTGGCGCACGGTATGCGGGTAACCGGGGTTGATCTTGATCCGCATATGCTGGCGTTCGCCCGACAGGAGGCGGCGGCACTGCCGGAAGAGCAGCGCAGCTTACTGCGCTTGGTCCAGATGGATGTTTGCCGCCTGCAGCTGCCCGACCGCTACGACCTGGTGCTGTTTCCGTATCACTCCATCGGGCATATCGGGCCCGGCACCCCATTGCAGCAGCTGGCCGAGGGATGTGCCCGCCATCTGCGTGTCGGCGGGCGATGTGTACTGTCGCTGCTGCAGCCGGACGACGAACTGTGTCGGCCGGACGGCAGCGAGCTGCGGCATCTGGAGCGTTTCTGTGATCCCGACGGACATGACATTGATTGTTATGAATCGACCCGCTATTCTGCCGCCACGCGCCGTTTGCGATTCGACTGGTTCTACGACCTGGCGGACGACCGGGAGATGCTGCATATCTCGAACGAGCTGTTCCTGCATACCGGCGAGGAGGTGCAGCAGGCCTGTATGGCAGCCGGTCTGCAGCTGGAGCGCAGCTACGGTGATTTTGACGGGAGCCCGTACACGCCGGACAGCCCGGAACTGCTGCAGATCTACAGACGCTTTCACTAA
- a CDS encoding Crp/Fnr family transcriptional regulator: MGNANPLQLSIVSFPEGAYIIVEGKADADCFYIIRSGKVEISKEVEVVQEQGGNILGPGDFFGVVSTMSAHSHIETARAMTEVSLIAVRRNQYHLLIERNTPVAMKIIEAFSRRMRYLDEALASRTYKTSSETSSDHLFYIGEYYLKQNQYNLAYYAYYQYLKLVPQGRDQDKARERMEKIQPYASPVHLDPSEDQFTREYPKDTMVFAESMPGRELYIIQSGRIKISKIINDNEVLLAMLKPGDIFGEMALLENKPRSASAIAFEQAVLLAVNKENFGRMVQSQPQIIARLTTLLSERIWLIYKSLANTLIENPIGRMYDALLNQLEKGRIEIRRGGSHTFDFGPKELMNMVGLPTDTGQMKLREFLRDKKFKVIENKLYCSDISELEKQAKYYRKMERISRARRENKGV; encoded by the coding sequence ATGGGAAATGCGAATCCGTTACAGCTGTCAATCGTTTCCTTTCCGGAGGGAGCGTACATTATCGTCGAAGGCAAGGCCGACGCCGATTGCTTCTACATCATTCGCTCAGGAAAGGTGGAGATCAGCAAGGAGGTGGAGGTTGTCCAGGAACAGGGCGGCAACATCCTCGGGCCGGGCGATTTTTTCGGGGTTGTGTCTACCATGTCTGCACACAGCCATATCGAGACCGCCCGCGCTATGACCGAGGTTTCGCTGATCGCAGTCCGTCGTAACCAGTACCATCTGCTGATTGAGCGGAACACACCGGTTGCCATGAAGATCATCGAGGCATTCTCGCGGCGGATGCGCTACCTGGATGAGGCCCTGGCCAGCCGCACCTACAAGACCAGCTCCGAGACCAGCAGCGACCACCTTTTCTATATCGGGGAGTACTACCTCAAGCAGAACCAGTACAATCTTGCCTACTACGCCTACTATCAGTATCTGAAACTGGTTCCCCAGGGTCGTGATCAGGATAAGGCCCGTGAGCGGATGGAAAAGATCCAGCCCTATGCCTCGCCGGTGCATCTTGACCCGTCAGAGGATCAGTTTACCCGCGAGTACCCCAAGGACACCATGGTGTTCGCCGAATCCATGCCGGGGCGCGAGTTGTACATAATTCAGAGCGGTCGCATCAAGATTTCCAAGATCATTAACGATAACGAGGTCCTGCTGGCGATGCTGAAACCGGGAGATATCTTTGGGGAGATGGCGCTGCTGGAGAACAAACCGCGATCGGCCAGCGCAATCGCCTTTGAGCAGGCTGTGCTGCTGGCAGTGAACAAGGAGAACTTCGGCCGTATGGTTCAGTCTCAGCCGCAGATTATAGCCCGGCTGACGACACTGTTGTCGGAGCGTATCTGGCTGATCTACAAGAGCCTTGCCAATACCCTGATAGAGAACCCGATCGGGCGGATGTACGATGCGCTGCTGAATCAACTCGAGAAGGGGCGGATCGAGATCCGCCGGGGCGGTTCACATACCTTTGACTTTGGTCCCAAGGAACTGATGAACATGGTGGGCCTGCCAACCGATACCGGACAGATGAAGCTGCGTGAGTTCCTGCGGGATAAGAAGTTCAAGGTGATCGAGAACAAGCTGTACTGCAGCGATATCTCCGAACTGGAAAAGCAGGCCAAGTATTACCGCAAGATGGAGCGGATCAGTCGCGCCCGACGCGAAAACAAGGGTGTCTGA
- the glyA gene encoding serine hydroxymethyltransferase produces MQHLLETDPELVEVIRKEEDRQKHKLELIASENYTSQAVLEAAGTVLTNKYAEGYPDKRYYGGCEYVDLAEDLARDRARQLFQAEHVNVQPHSGSNANMAVYMTVLNPGDTIMGMDLAHGGHLTHGASVSFSGKLYRAVSYGVSRDSETLDYDEIAEIARKEKPRLIVAGASAYPRTIDFPRFAEIAREVGAYFVTDMAHIAGLVAAGEHPSPLPYADFVTTTTHKTLRGPRGGMILIGKDRENDMGVVAPKSGRTKRFSELLDSTVMPGIQGGPLMHIIAAKAVAFREALQDNFRGYQAQVVRNAAVLAKALADGGLRLVSGGTDNHLMLLDLTELGISGRDAERMLDAAGITANKNGIPYDTRSPLVTSGIRVGTPAVTTRGMKEDDMHTIAGFILRVLKSGGDEAVLASVRAEVREFCAGFPLFSV; encoded by the coding sequence ATGCAGCATTTACTGGAGACCGATCCGGAACTCGTAGAGGTTATACGCAAAGAAGAGGATCGCCAGAAACACAAACTGGAGCTGATCGCTTCGGAGAATTATACCAGTCAAGCGGTTCTGGAGGCGGCCGGCACCGTTTTAACCAATAAATATGCCGAGGGCTATCCCGATAAACGCTATTATGGCGGATGCGAGTATGTTGATCTGGCCGAAGATCTGGCACGCGATCGGGCCAGGCAGCTGTTTCAGGCCGAGCATGTAAACGTCCAGCCTCATTCTGGCAGCAATGCCAACATGGCCGTGTACATGACCGTGCTGAACCCGGGCGATACAATCATGGGTATGGACCTGGCACATGGCGGTCACCTGACACATGGTGCTTCGGTAAGCTTCTCCGGCAAGCTCTATCGGGCAGTCAGTTACGGGGTGAGTCGTGACAGCGAAACCCTGGACTATGACGAGATTGCCGAGATTGCCCGCAAGGAAAAGCCCAGACTGATTGTGGCCGGTGCGTCGGCGTACCCGCGAACCATTGATTTTCCCCGATTCGCCGAGATTGCCCGGGAGGTTGGCGCCTATTTCGTGACCGACATGGCCCATATAGCCGGGCTGGTGGCGGCTGGCGAACACCCCAGCCCGCTGCCGTACGCTGATTTTGTTACCACCACTACCCATAAAACCCTGCGCGGACCGCGCGGCGGCATGATTCTGATCGGCAAGGATCGCGAGAACGATATGGGAGTGGTCGCCCCCAAAAGCGGGCGTACCAAGCGGTTCTCGGAGCTGCTTGACTCGACCGTCATGCCGGGAATCCAGGGTGGGCCATTGATGCATATCATTGCTGCCAAGGCCGTAGCCTTTCGAGAGGCCCTGCAGGACAATTTCCGCGGGTATCAGGCTCAGGTGGTACGCAATGCCGCTGTACTTGCCAAGGCCCTGGCCGATGGCGGGCTGCGTCTTGTCTCCGGCGGGACCGATAATCACCTGATGCTGCTGGATCTGACCGAGCTGGGGATCAGCGGTCGGGATGCGGAGCGCATGCTGGACGCGGCTGGTATTACCGCCAACAAGAATGGCATACCATATGATACCCGCAGTCCTCTGGTAACCTCCGGTATACGGGTAGGAACCCCGGCGGTAACTACCCGCGGCATGAAGGAGGATGACATGCATACCATCGCCGGTTTTATCCTGCGGGTACTCAAGAGCGGTGGAGACGAAGCCGTACTGGCCAGTGTGCGCGCCGAGGTGCGGGAGTTCTGCGCCGGCTTTCCCCTGTTTTCCGTGTGA
- a CDS encoding methyl-accepting chemotaxis protein translates to MRMARKQWLIYLVPAGCSGAAAILLAASPLAPALLLPAAILPPIGAIGFLILGWRTAGSVGARFTMLKRDLHDCDRLRNPITLPRTGGDEIDQIIGRIRSYIRTPQEQLQAAREQTDLYLTAQSDAQSAIRQITAELSGLSALTTGLNGRIAAYDQVMLTTEESLRILELKTERLQDQGDTQAVQVTQTTAAIEEIHASVGSITERADSRRQSALELRESASRDEQSIRQSRADIVTIAEEIAGVSEILASINAISEQTSQLSLNAFIESAHGGENNKGFEVVASEIRQLADSTAENADGIRTLLHRIDDRIREARFFSDKTLHTFHTSVKVINEFADSMEGISGLMQYTNTTSTALVEEAQTISSRADGIQELSASVHKLVAEGRERLEQTRGISRQLEEFVTRTDSAVRALEQDIATAKQHGEQTNRQLRSLQQQLLLSEND, encoded by the coding sequence ATGCGGATGGCTCGAAAACAATGGCTGATATACCTGGTGCCGGCGGGGTGCAGCGGCGCAGCGGCGATACTCCTGGCCGCTTCACCACTGGCCCCGGCCCTGCTGCTGCCGGCAGCGATACTTCCCCCGATCGGTGCGATCGGATTTCTGATACTCGGCTGGCGTACCGCCGGATCTGTCGGAGCCCGTTTTACCATGCTGAAGCGGGATCTGCATGACTGCGACCGGCTGCGCAACCCGATTACCCTGCCGCGAACCGGCGGGGACGAGATCGACCAGATTATCGGTCGCATACGCAGCTACATCCGAACCCCACAGGAGCAGCTGCAGGCGGCCCGCGAACAGACAGATCTGTACCTTACCGCCCAGAGCGATGCACAGAGTGCTATCCGGCAGATCACGGCCGAGCTGTCAGGGCTTTCAGCGCTCACCACCGGATTGAATGGCCGCATTGCCGCTTACGATCAGGTAATGCTGACTACCGAGGAGAGCCTGAGAATTCTGGAGCTGAAGACCGAACGACTCCAGGACCAGGGTGACACCCAGGCGGTACAGGTTACCCAGACCACCGCAGCAATCGAGGAAATACACGCCTCGGTCGGATCGATCACCGAACGGGCCGATTCTCGCCGCCAGAGTGCACTGGAGCTGCGTGAGTCCGCCAGTCGCGACGAACAGTCCATCCGACAGTCCCGTGCCGATATCGTCACCATTGCCGAGGAGATTGCCGGCGTAAGCGAAATCCTGGCCAGCATCAATGCGATCAGCGAACAAACCAGCCAGCTCAGCCTGAATGCCTTTATCGAGAGTGCCCACGGAGGCGAGAACAACAAGGGATTTGAGGTAGTAGCCTCCGAGATACGCCAGCTGGCAGACTCCACGGCCGAGAATGCCGATGGCATCAGAACCCTGCTGCATCGCATCGATGACCGCATCCGAGAGGCACGTTTTTTCAGCGACAAAACCCTGCACACCTTTCACACCTCAGTCAAGGTAATCAATGAGTTCGCAGACAGCATGGAAGGGATTTCCGGTCTGATGCAGTACACCAATACCACCAGCACCGCGCTGGTAGAGGAAGCCCAAACCATCTCATCACGGGCCGACGGCATACAGGAACTGAGTGCATCGGTGCATAAGCTGGTGGCGGAGGGTCGCGAACGCCTGGAGCAAACCCGCGGCATCAGCCGCCAGCTGGAGGAGTTCGTCACCCGTACCGACAGTGCAGTACGGGCGCTGGAACAGGATATTGCTACTGCCAAGCAGCACGGCGAGCAGACCAACCGTCAGCTGCGCAGCCTGCAGCAGCAGCTGCTGCTCAGTGAGAACGACTGA
- a CDS encoding IPT/TIG domain-containing protein, with the protein MNHRVLLLAAVLLLVVLMIWGISTLAAVGPRIDSVSPTAGRAGDVVIVEGRGFSESGRIEIGGRVVPRANIREWADRRIRFSVPGPVYTGLVRVAVNGTVSNAMLFTNRESAPTVSGGEAAYQTAPFIYSVSPNVSAPGREVTISGRNFGVSSAAGSIVLRPQGRADDEIGGFPSEYVVPSSSISLWSTDTIRFFAPYGIVADQVMVRTAHGESDLDSLELQDLVGTYRYRNPQEIVFSYALTVAGAEAVTAEATDVTDAQNEADPAAGNVSAEAVTTGAAAADEDQERQADEESRDAGVSGELVLWLPAVPESPFQRAVEYTRLYPEPRYADQDMLKYVLPRSWIEPRTRLTQPGELVRKHVALTRYTVETTLLPSAVRSGYQADNPLYREYLGPTAGVPVDSATRSDARSLGGSSSNPLTIARNLFSGVRARLQPAGEDAASSREYAVLMASLLRSRDIPARVITGVLIPPGDVARYHHWVEWFALDFGWVPMDPFLADAIAAELPWAAGFEEEPGYYSENLDAHRAALHRGDAIPRRIDRFSTLHTVADNPMPADQIVYGNLNGLDLRLVWQRPLVMFSRSH; encoded by the coding sequence ATGAATCATCGTGTCCTGCTGCTGGCGGCGGTTCTGCTGTTGGTGGTTCTTATGATCTGGGGGATAAGCACCCTCGCAGCTGTCGGTCCGCGGATCGACAGTGTTTCGCCAACTGCCGGGCGTGCTGGTGACGTAGTTATAGTTGAGGGGCGCGGGTTCTCTGAGTCCGGGCGAATAGAGATCGGCGGCAGGGTGGTGCCGCGCGCCAACATTCGCGAATGGGCTGACCGGCGTATCCGTTTCAGTGTACCCGGTCCGGTGTACACCGGGCTTGTCAGGGTTGCGGTGAACGGCACTGTCAGCAACGCGATGCTCTTTACCAACCGGGAGAGCGCGCCAACGGTTTCGGGCGGGGAAGCCGCCTATCAGACAGCACCCTTTATCTACTCGGTCTCGCCGAATGTGTCCGCCCCCGGGCGTGAGGTTACCATCAGCGGCCGGAACTTCGGGGTGTCCAGTGCCGCTGGCAGCATCGTGCTGCGTCCCCAGGGGCGTGCCGATGACGAGATTGGCGGCTTTCCGTCGGAATATGTGGTCCCATCATCCTCCATATCGCTGTGGTCTACCGATACCATCCGGTTCTTTGCGCCGTATGGCATTGTTGCTGACCAGGTAATGGTTCGTACCGCCCATGGAGAAAGCGATCTGGACAGTCTGGAACTGCAGGATCTCGTTGGTACTTATCGGTACCGCAACCCGCAGGAGATCGTGTTCAGCTATGCGCTCACGGTTGCCGGGGCGGAGGCAGTAACGGCCGAGGCTACGGATGTAACCGACGCGCAGAACGAAGCCGACCCGGCGGCCGGGAACGTATCGGCCGAGGCGGTAACAACCGGGGCTGCAGCCGCGGATGAGGATCAGGAGCGGCAGGCTGATGAGGAATCCCGTGATGCAGGGGTCTCCGGTGAGCTGGTGCTGTGGCTGCCGGCTGTGCCGGAATCACCCTTTCAGCGTGCCGTCGAGTACACGCGGTTGTACCCCGAGCCGCGCTATGCCGACCAGGATATGCTCAAGTACGTTCTGCCGCGCAGCTGGATCGAGCCCAGGACCCGTCTGACCCAGCCGGGCGAGCTGGTGCGCAAGCATGTGGCCCTTACCCGCTACACAGTGGAGACCACCCTGCTGCCCTCGGCGGTTCGCAGCGGGTACCAGGCTGACAACCCTCTGTATCGTGAATACCTGGGGCCGACAGCCGGGGTGCCGGTAGACTCAGCCACCCGCAGCGATGCCCGATCCCTGGGCGGCAGTTCCAGCAATCCCTTGACCATTGCGCGGAATCTGTTTTCCGGTGTACGGGCACGGCTGCAACCAGCCGGCGAGGATGCAGCATCCTCTCGTGAGTATGCTGTCCTGATGGCCTCTTTGCTGCGCAGTCGCGACATTCCTGCGCGGGTGATAACGGGGGTGTTGATTCCGCCAGGTGATGTTGCGCGCTATCATCACTGGGTGGAGTGGTTTGCCCTGGATTTCGGCTGGGTACCGATGGATCCCTTTCTTGCCGATGCAATCGCAGCAGAGCTGCCGTGGGCTGCCGGTTTTGAAGAGGAGCCGGGGTATTACAGCGAGAATCTTGACGCCCATCGGGCGGCGCTGCATCGCGGGGATGCGATCCCGCGAAGGATCGACCGGTTCAGTACCCTGCACACGGTTGCAGACAATCCGATGCCAGCCGATCAAATCGTGTACGGCAACCTGAATGGGCTGGATTTGCGATTGGTGTGGCAGCGCCCGCTGGTAATGTTCAGTCGTTCTCACTGA